In the Micromonospora narathiwatensis genome, one interval contains:
- a CDS encoding ABC transporter permease → MIRATLKSLLARKLRLILSGLAVVLGVMFVSGAFVLTDTLGRTFDAIFADAYQGVDVNVAAKPKIAVSEMEGEQTSPPLPAATLDKVREVPGVASATGVVAVDGARLIGSNGKAVASFGPPQLGENWTGESEQLQLREGHEPRADDEIVINQGLATAGKVKLGDRVGVLTPLEPKQEFTIVGITGYSGGRDSIGGSSEIMFTTPTAQRLMLGEPNTFSSVTVKATGGVTDDSLRDAVAAAVGDGYVVKTGEQLSTEAAQSFKEALSFFNRILLGFAAVALLVGTFLILNTFSIIVAQRTRELALMRAVGASRRQIIGSVVLEAIAVGLIASVFGLAAGIGIGALLAWVFGNFAGGLTLAGIGVPAAAVIGAFGVGLVITVVAAVLPALRASRIPPIAAMQDVATPDRPLTRITVAGALVTSVGAALLFLGLNGNAGDNTLATILSGVLFAFIGVALLTPLISRPVVSLLGAIFAWSVPGKLGRLNSGRNPRRTAITAAALMVGIALVTGVTVILDSAKGSISALAKDTIKAELVIAGTQSGPRPPSFDPAVLDKAAALPGVQLVDGEYGDMALVNGERTWVSASSNVAALERIFGAKSSSGDISRLTPEQMLVSSDTAKSRNLSVGSQVTVQLSRGDARTYTVSGIYESSQLTNPMMLPPQAARDFAIPQPIQGFVQLAPGARVADVQPQVERLLADSPEVSVADRDAFIKQQTSSLDGLLTMIQILLALAIVIAVLGIVNTLALSVLERTRELGLLRAIGLRRAQTMRMITVEAVVISVFGALLGVAVGSGLGAAVVRALKDEGIKDLILPWGQMAIMLGLAAIVGVVAAVLPAIRAARINVLGAIAHE, encoded by the coding sequence ATGATTCGGGCAACGCTGAAGAGCCTGTTGGCCCGGAAGCTGCGGCTGATCCTCTCCGGCCTGGCGGTGGTGCTGGGCGTGATGTTCGTCTCCGGCGCGTTCGTGCTGACCGACACTCTCGGCCGTACCTTCGACGCGATCTTCGCCGACGCGTACCAGGGGGTGGACGTCAACGTCGCGGCCAAGCCGAAGATCGCCGTGTCGGAGATGGAGGGCGAGCAGACGTCGCCGCCGCTCCCGGCGGCGACGCTGGACAAGGTCCGCGAGGTGCCCGGGGTGGCCTCGGCCACCGGCGTGGTCGCCGTCGACGGGGCCCGGCTGATCGGCAGCAACGGCAAGGCGGTCGCCTCGTTCGGCCCGCCGCAGCTGGGCGAGAACTGGACCGGCGAGTCCGAGCAGTTGCAGCTGCGCGAGGGGCACGAGCCACGGGCCGACGACGAGATCGTCATCAACCAGGGGCTCGCGACCGCCGGCAAGGTGAAGCTCGGCGACCGGGTGGGGGTGCTCACCCCCCTGGAGCCGAAGCAGGAGTTCACGATCGTCGGGATCACCGGCTACAGCGGCGGCCGCGACTCGATCGGCGGCAGCAGCGAGATCATGTTCACCACCCCGACGGCGCAGCGGCTGATGCTGGGCGAGCCGAACACCTTCAGCAGTGTGACGGTCAAGGCCACCGGCGGGGTCACCGACGACTCGCTGCGCGACGCGGTGGCCGCCGCCGTGGGTGACGGATACGTGGTCAAGACCGGCGAGCAGCTCTCCACCGAGGCCGCGCAGAGCTTCAAGGAGGCCCTGTCCTTCTTCAACCGGATCCTGCTCGGCTTCGCGGCGGTGGCGCTGCTGGTCGGCACGTTCCTGATCCTCAACACCTTCTCGATCATCGTCGCGCAGCGGACCCGTGAGCTGGCCCTGATGCGGGCCGTCGGGGCGAGCCGCCGGCAGATCATCGGCTCGGTGGTGCTGGAGGCCATCGCGGTGGGCCTGATCGCCTCGGTGTTCGGCCTGGCCGCCGGCATCGGCATCGGCGCGCTGCTGGCGTGGGTGTTCGGCAATTTCGCCGGCGGGCTCACCCTGGCCGGGATCGGCGTACCGGCGGCGGCGGTGATCGGCGCGTTCGGGGTCGGCCTGGTGATCACCGTGGTGGCGGCGGTGCTGCCGGCGCTGCGCGCGTCCCGGATCCCGCCGATCGCGGCGATGCAGGACGTGGCCACCCCCGACCGGCCGCTGACCCGGATCACGGTGGCCGGTGCGCTGGTCACCTCGGTCGGCGCCGCGCTGCTCTTCCTCGGGCTCAACGGCAACGCGGGGGACAACACCCTGGCCACCATCCTGAGCGGGGTGCTGTTCGCCTTCATCGGCGTGGCGCTGCTGACCCCGTTGATCAGCCGCCCGGTGGTCTCCCTGCTGGGGGCGATCTTCGCCTGGTCGGTGCCGGGCAAGCTGGGGCGGCTCAACTCCGGGCGCAACCCCCGCCGTACGGCGATCACCGCCGCCGCGCTGATGGTCGGCATCGCCCTGGTCACCGGCGTGACGGTGATCCTGGACTCGGCGAAGGGCAGCATCAGCGCGCTGGCGAAGGACACCATCAAGGCCGAACTGGTGATCGCCGGGACGCAGAGCGGCCCGCGACCGCCGAGCTTCGACCCGGCGGTGCTGGACAAGGCGGCGGCGCTGCCCGGCGTGCAGCTGGTCGACGGCGAGTACGGCGACATGGCCCTGGTCAACGGGGAACGGACCTGGGTGTCGGCGTCCAGCAACGTGGCCGCGTTGGAGCGGATCTTCGGGGCGAAGTCCTCCTCCGGCGACATCAGCCGGCTCACCCCGGAACAGATGCTGGTCAGCTCGGACACGGCGAAGTCACGGAATCTCTCCGTCGGCTCCCAGGTGACCGTGCAGCTGTCCCGCGGTGATGCCCGCACGTACACGGTCAGCGGCATCTACGAGAGCTCGCAGCTGACCAACCCGATGATGCTGCCCCCGCAGGCGGCCCGCGACTTCGCCATCCCGCAGCCGATCCAGGGCTTCGTGCAGCTCGCGCCGGGCGCCCGGGTGGCGGACGTCCAGCCGCAGGTGGAACGGCTGCTCGCGGATTCCCCCGAGGTGTCGGTGGCCGACCGGGACGCCTTCATCAAGCAGCAGACCAGCTCGCTCGACGGGCTGCTCACGATGATCCAGATCCTGCTGGCGCTGGCCATCGTGATCGCGGTGCTGGGCATCGTGAACACCCTGGCGCTGTCGGTGCTGGAACGCACCCGGGAGTTGGGCCTGCTGCGGGCGATCGGGCTGCGCCGGGCGCAGACCATGCGCATGATCACCGTCGAGGCGGTGGTGATCTCGGTGTTCGGCGCGCTGCTGGGCGTCGCGGTCGGCAGCGGCCTGGGCGCCGCCGTGGTCCGGGCCCTGAAGGACGAGGGCATCAAGGACCTGATCCTGCCCTGGGGCCAGATGGCGATCATGCTCGGCCTGGCCGCGATCGTCGGGGTGGTCGCCGCGGTCCTGCCGGCGATCCGGGCCGCCCGGATCAACGTGCTGGGCGCCATCGCCCACGAGTGA